The Pseudomonas fluorescens genome includes a window with the following:
- a CDS encoding GMC family oxidoreductase gives MQIYDYIVVGAGSSGSPVARGLSDDPRNNVLLIEAGPASDRFWVNTPAGMGKLYFNKSLNWNFRTSPMEKLQGRRMYWPRGKLLGGSSSINGMVFIRGHQKDFDGWRALGNPGWGYEDVLPYFKKMEHFERGGDEYRGANGPLWISDPVVKEKSSYDFIEAANRIGIPVTEDMNGALHDGVGFMQHNIQDGQRMSTYRAFIEPVIERPNLTVRTGCELQRVLFEGRTAVGIEVLKSGRLERIYAAREVILSAGSLKTPQMLMLSGIGPRAELEKHAIPEVLNSPGVGQNLQDHFYIHTAFRCTPDSSYNANLVGLRKYWEGFRYLMTRKGYLALGSSQVAAFVKSSPDEDYADLQISFRPMTFQYFPDGTVDVERHPGLGVSVYQLRPSTTGTVTLRSTNPSDPADYTPNFLSSDYDVNAVISGVRWIRKIMNSEPIKSRVVSEELPGLHIRTDEDIYNYLVETGNSAHHQGGTCKMGNDAMAVVDERLRVRGIERLRVVDASIMPFITSGNTNAPSIMIGVKAADLIREDAMARRASSSPVETVG, from the coding sequence ATGCAGATTTATGATTACATCGTTGTCGGTGCCGGTTCTTCGGGCAGCCCGGTTGCGCGCGGTTTGTCTGACGATCCCCGGAACAACGTCCTGCTTATTGAGGCGGGACCTGCTTCAGATCGTTTCTGGGTCAATACGCCCGCGGGAATGGGCAAGCTCTATTTCAATAAGTCATTGAACTGGAATTTCCGCACCTCGCCAATGGAGAAGCTTCAAGGGCGTCGGATGTACTGGCCTAGGGGCAAATTGCTCGGTGGATCCAGCTCCATCAACGGCATGGTATTCATCCGAGGTCACCAAAAGGATTTTGACGGCTGGCGTGCCTTGGGCAACCCAGGCTGGGGGTATGAAGATGTCTTGCCGTATTTCAAAAAGATGGAGCACTTTGAGCGGGGCGGCGATGAATATCGCGGAGCGAATGGTCCACTATGGATCAGTGATCCGGTCGTCAAAGAAAAGAGTAGCTACGATTTTATAGAAGCCGCTAACCGTATCGGTATCCCGGTGACCGAGGACATGAATGGCGCCTTGCACGATGGCGTAGGTTTCATGCAACACAACATCCAAGACGGGCAACGGATGTCGACTTACCGGGCATTTATCGAGCCTGTCATTGAACGGCCGAACCTGACGGTTCGAACCGGATGCGAGCTGCAGCGCGTTTTATTCGAGGGGCGTACCGCTGTCGGTATAGAGGTTTTGAAGAGTGGCCGTTTGGAGCGTATCTATGCGGCGCGCGAAGTGATTCTGTCAGCAGGCTCGCTGAAGACCCCACAGATGCTGATGTTGTCTGGCATCGGCCCAAGGGCTGAACTGGAAAAACACGCAATTCCCGAAGTTCTGAATTCCCCAGGAGTAGGGCAAAACCTGCAGGATCATTTTTATATTCACACAGCCTTCCGTTGCACCCCAGACAGTTCGTACAACGCCAACCTTGTAGGCCTGCGCAAGTACTGGGAAGGCTTCCGTTACCTGATGACCCGCAAAGGGTATCTTGCCCTTGGCTCTTCCCAGGTCGCGGCGTTTGTTAAAAGTAGCCCGGACGAGGACTACGCTGATCTCCAAATCAGCTTTCGGCCCATGACCTTTCAATACTTTCCCGATGGCACGGTTGACGTTGAAAGGCATCCCGGGCTCGGTGTGTCGGTCTATCAGTTGCGTCCCAGCACCACGGGAACAGTGACGCTGCGCTCAACCAACCCGTCTGACCCGGCCGATTACACGCCAAATTTCCTGAGCAGCGATTACGACGTCAATGCGGTGATCAGTGGTGTGCGCTGGATACGCAAAATCATGAACAGCGAACCCATCAAGTCTCGCGTGGTTTCGGAAGAATTGCCGGGGCTCCACATTCGTACCGATGAAGATATCTACAACTATCTGGTCGAAACCGGCAACTCGGCCCACCACCAGGGCGGCACCTGCAAGATGGGTAACGACGCCATGGCGGTGGTGGACGAACGACTGCGTGTCCGTGGTATCGAGCGTCTGCGGGTGGTGGATGCCTCGATCATGCCATTCATCACGTCGGGCAACACCAATGCGCCGTCCATCATGATTGGTGTGAAAGCCGCCGACCTGATTCGTGAAGATGCAATGGCTCGCCGGGCAAGCAGTTCGCCGGTCGAAACTGTTGGTTGA
- a CDS encoding LysR family transcriptional regulator — translation MAKEHYSDLLALIAVAREQSFTRAASQLGISQSMLSHSIQRLEARVGVRLLTRTTRSVSVTEAGERLLNTVEPRLREIETELIAVAEFGDTPAGNIRITATDHVIETVLWPKLAQALPKYPQISVEVVIDYGLTDIVADHFDFGIRLGDGLANGIEAVRIAPDMRFVIVGAPSYMESRAMPTRPQDLMEHECINMRLPTRGGLYAWELEKDGQEINTRVKGRLVFNGINQILDAAVSGFGLAYVPEDIAQPHLVDGTLVPVMEAWWRTFPGLHLYYSSEREKSRAMQVLIDELRHPE, via the coding sequence ATGGCAAAGGAACACTACAGCGACCTGCTCGCGCTCATTGCAGTTGCACGAGAGCAAAGTTTCACGCGGGCGGCCTCCCAGCTGGGAATCTCTCAATCGATGCTCAGTCATAGCATCCAGAGATTGGAGGCTCGGGTCGGCGTACGTCTTCTCACTCGGACGACCCGTAGCGTATCCGTCACCGAGGCCGGTGAACGTCTGCTCAATACCGTTGAACCGCGATTGAGGGAAATCGAGACCGAACTGATCGCCGTGGCTGAATTTGGCGACACCCCCGCCGGCAACATTCGCATCACGGCAACCGATCATGTCATCGAAACTGTGCTTTGGCCGAAATTGGCGCAAGCCCTGCCGAAATACCCACAAATAAGTGTAGAAGTCGTTATCGACTATGGCTTGACGGACATCGTGGCCGACCATTTCGACTTTGGCATCCGGCTCGGGGACGGGTTGGCAAACGGGATCGAAGCAGTTCGTATAGCTCCCGACATGCGTTTTGTGATAGTGGGCGCGCCGTCCTACATGGAGTCTCGTGCCATGCCGACCAGACCTCAAGACCTCATGGAACATGAATGTATAAATATGCGCCTGCCAACACGTGGCGGCCTGTACGCGTGGGAGCTGGAAAAGGACGGCCAGGAAATCAATACGAGAGTCAAAGGCAGGCTCGTATTCAATGGCATCAATCAGATTTTGGATGCCGCTGTATCGGGTTTCGGACTGGCCTATGTTCCCGAGGACATCGCCCAGCCCCATCTGGTTGATGGCACCCTGGTCCCTGTCATGGAAGCCTGGTGGAGAACATTCCCGGGGCTGCACCTTTATTACTCCAGCGAGCGCGAGAAGTCTCGGGCGATGCAGGTTCTAATCGATGAGTTACGGCACCCCGAATAG
- a CDS encoding AbrB family transcriptional regulator gives MSSSARFSLHAYPAPFKWLALALVAGAAGQLLKFLGVPAGQFLGPMMVAIVFGTFGAGIQLHPYAFKLGQGCVGILAAHSMTLAVLLSIAQSWPMMLLATAATVCLSALVGLALVWAGIPASTAAWGTAPGAASAMVSMADEYGADSRVVATMQYVRVVCVVMIGALVSHWVGAPTGGETHVTNVEPQSFGLLNLGLTIATLLAGVALGNRVPAGALLMPLLLGGALQISGLLHIALPDWLLATAYGALGCYVGLRFDRPTIGYVWRRLPAMIMGATLLIALCALSAWLLATISDRDFLSIYLATSPGGLDTMAIIAVDTHSDVGLVLAMQTLRLFAVILTGAFVARLIIRLSEHRQITS, from the coding sequence TTGTCTTCTTCTGCCAGATTTTCTCTACATGCCTACCCCGCGCCATTCAAATGGTTGGCGCTTGCGCTAGTGGCTGGAGCAGCCGGTCAGTTGCTGAAGTTTCTAGGGGTGCCAGCCGGCCAGTTCCTGGGGCCGATGATGGTCGCCATCGTGTTTGGAACGTTCGGTGCGGGTATACAGCTCCATCCCTACGCCTTCAAGCTGGGCCAAGGTTGTGTTGGCATTCTGGCGGCCCATTCCATGACGCTGGCAGTGCTTCTCTCGATAGCCCAGTCCTGGCCGATGATGCTGCTGGCAACCGCCGCAACGGTTTGCCTCAGTGCTCTGGTCGGACTAGCCTTGGTATGGGCAGGCATTCCGGCCAGCACCGCCGCATGGGGAACGGCTCCAGGCGCTGCCTCGGCGATGGTCTCGATGGCGGATGAGTACGGTGCCGATTCGCGAGTAGTCGCCACCATGCAATACGTACGAGTCGTGTGCGTGGTGATGATCGGCGCACTGGTGAGCCACTGGGTCGGGGCACCGACAGGCGGCGAAACGCACGTGACAAACGTCGAGCCGCAGAGCTTCGGACTACTTAATCTAGGCCTGACCATCGCCACGCTGCTTGCTGGTGTTGCACTGGGCAATCGAGTGCCCGCCGGGGCGCTGCTGATGCCGTTGCTGCTGGGTGGCGCCTTGCAAATCAGCGGCCTGTTGCACATCGCGCTGCCCGACTGGCTCCTCGCTACTGCTTATGGGGCACTGGGTTGCTACGTCGGCTTGCGCTTTGACCGCCCAACGATTGGGTACGTCTGGCGGCGCCTGCCGGCGATGATAATGGGTGCCACGCTTTTGATCGCGCTGTGCGCATTATCTGCCTGGCTATTGGCAACAATATCGGACAGGGATTTCCTCTCGATTTACCTGGCCACCAGCCCGGGCGGGCTCGACACGATGGCGATCATCGCGGTGGACACGCATTCCGACGTGGGACTGGTGCTGGCAATGCAGACCCTGCGATTGTTTGCGGTCATCCTGACAGGGGCTTTTGTGGCACGGCTGATCATTCGCTTGTCTGAGCACCGCCAGATAACGTCATAG
- a CDS encoding LysR family transcriptional regulator — MDLRDLAYFEVIAELGHLGRAAQKLNRSQPALTKSIQRLEESLGARLFERDGRRIKLTAVGELLKVRGKQLQQSVAETQREIRDVANGVMGNIRLGCAASMADHLLPHLTATLLSRAPQITLNLVIGQDDLLRESLFSGRLDMVICPQYEADPLLEFHALFDDEAVVVASRNHPLFSAGYELRDLCQYRWVLPATAVPARRWIDNAFQSRDLPLPQVQIETTSISLLPRLIGETNLLSFLARETLEDVKGVTHLREIKLKETTMKRTIVVFVRTGAYLSPAAQVLLNVLKDDAPLLLR; from the coding sequence ATGGACCTGCGTGACCTTGCCTATTTTGAAGTCATCGCCGAGCTGGGCCATCTGGGCAGGGCCGCACAAAAGCTCAACCGCAGTCAGCCGGCGCTGACTAAAAGCATCCAACGACTTGAGGAGTCTCTAGGTGCCCGGCTGTTCGAACGCGACGGGCGTCGGATCAAGCTGACGGCAGTGGGGGAGTTGCTGAAGGTGCGTGGCAAACAGCTACAGCAGAGCGTTGCCGAAACCCAGCGAGAGATACGTGATGTTGCCAACGGGGTGATGGGCAATATTCGCCTGGGCTGCGCTGCTTCCATGGCTGATCACCTACTCCCGCACCTGACCGCGACTCTGCTTTCACGTGCGCCGCAGATCACCTTGAACCTGGTGATTGGGCAGGACGATTTACTGCGCGAATCACTTTTTTCCGGGCGGCTGGACATGGTGATCTGCCCGCAGTACGAAGCAGATCCTTTGTTGGAATTTCATGCGTTGTTTGACGATGAGGCGGTAGTGGTCGCCAGCCGCAACCACCCGCTGTTTAGCGCAGGTTATGAGTTGCGCGATTTGTGCCAGTACCGTTGGGTGCTGCCGGCCACCGCCGTGCCGGCCCGACGCTGGATAGACAATGCGTTTCAGTCCAGAGACCTGCCTTTGCCTCAAGTGCAGATCGAAACGACTTCGATCTCCTTGCTGCCGCGCCTGATTGGTGAAACCAACCTGCTCAGTTTTCTGGCCCGGGAGACTCTCGAAGACGTAAAGGGTGTGACGCACCTTCGGGAGATCAAGCTCAAGGAAACAACAATGAAACGCACGATTGTCGTTTTCGTGCGAACCGGCGCCTATTTGTCGCCGGCGGCGCAAGTACTGCTGAACGTGCTTAAAGACGATGCACCGCTGTTATTGAGGTAG
- a CDS encoding MFS transporter, with the protein MTTSTLNTAQIDSRIWSAVGSLTLCVALLIAAEFMPVSLLTPIANDLHTSQGMAGQAISISGFFAVVASLCIASIAGRFDRRHVLVSMTLLMLISLVVIALAPGFTWLMIARAFLGVAIGGFWALSTATVLRIVPEEAVPKALGMIYMGHSVAAAFAAPIGAYVGGHLGWRFVFAALVPIVIINVIWQYKSLPAMQPEKTIPLSRLFGVLKRRNVMFGLLAAMLTFGGTFTAFTYLRPFLEQVTGVDSTQLSVLLLSLGIAGFGGTYIVSRLLEKQFLFQLLRWLPVALAVMTVALAELGYSFAAAAIMMFAWGMLYSAIPVCWSTWLAKEVSDEPETGGGLMVAAIQMAIMVGGAFGGSLLDHVSVTAPLIGGSVLLILAALVVGNGGRLTQSTPA; encoded by the coding sequence ATGACTACCTCAACTTTGAATACGGCCCAGATTGACAGCCGGATCTGGAGCGCCGTGGGGTCTTTGACACTCTGCGTCGCTCTGCTGATCGCCGCAGAATTCATGCCAGTGAGTCTCCTGACGCCCATCGCCAACGACCTTCACACCTCACAAGGCATGGCTGGCCAGGCCATTTCCATTTCCGGCTTCTTTGCGGTGGTGGCAAGTCTTTGCATTGCCTCTATCGCCGGACGCTTCGATCGACGTCATGTCCTGGTCTCGATGACCCTGCTGATGCTCATTTCGCTGGTGGTCATCGCTTTGGCGCCGGGCTTCACTTGGTTGATGATCGCCAGAGCTTTTCTAGGCGTCGCAATCGGTGGTTTCTGGGCATTGTCCACCGCCACTGTGCTTCGGATAGTCCCGGAGGAGGCTGTGCCCAAAGCCTTGGGCATGATCTATATGGGCCACTCAGTGGCCGCTGCGTTTGCCGCACCCATTGGGGCCTATGTGGGAGGTCATCTGGGGTGGCGCTTTGTGTTCGCGGCGCTTGTACCGATTGTCATCATTAACGTGATCTGGCAATACAAAAGCTTGCCCGCAATGCAGCCAGAAAAAACCATTCCCCTTTCCAGGCTGTTCGGGGTGCTGAAACGTCGGAACGTCATGTTCGGTCTGCTGGCCGCCATGCTGACGTTTGGTGGTACATTCACCGCTTTCACTTATTTGCGGCCATTTCTCGAACAGGTTACTGGCGTCGACTCCACTCAACTGTCGGTTTTATTGTTGAGCCTGGGCATAGCCGGTTTCGGTGGTACGTACATCGTCAGCCGACTGCTGGAAAAACAATTCCTCTTCCAATTGTTGCGCTGGCTTCCGGTGGCGTTGGCTGTCATGACGGTGGCTCTGGCCGAGTTGGGCTACAGTTTCGCAGCCGCCGCCATCATGATGTTTGCCTGGGGGATGTTGTACTCGGCCATCCCAGTATGCTGGTCGACCTGGCTCGCCAAAGAGGTAAGCGATGAGCCCGAAACTGGCGGTGGACTGATGGTTGCAGCTATCCAGATGGCGATCATGGTCGGAGGCGCTTTCGGTGGCAGCTTGCTGGATCATGTATCGGTAACAGCCCCGCTGATTGGCGGCAGCGTATTGCTCATCCTGGCAGCGCTAGTCGTTGGGAATGGCGGGCGGCTTACCCAGTCCACGCCCGCCTGA
- a CDS encoding NADPH-dependent F420 reductase, whose amino-acid sequence MKIGILGSGRMGSHLGTMFARVGHEVSFSYSRNQQKLADLAASAGKNAQASTPAEAAFNADLVLLAVHWLQVPDVLSQVDDLSGKIVVTCCNPLNAEDTELVIGHTISGAETLAQMIPEAHVVAAFQSTPSEVLFDVFAARGEVLRPSLIFCGEDEASKATVSDLISQVGFDPVDAGALKVARYIEPFAMLSAVLAYETDQGPEWAYRFERFDRLFKGTSRVGK is encoded by the coding sequence ATGAAAATCGGAATTCTTGGCTCCGGCCGAATGGGCAGTCATCTGGGCACCATGTTTGCCAGGGTTGGCCATGAGGTTTCCTTCAGTTACTCGCGTAATCAGCAGAAACTTGCCGATCTGGCTGCATCGGCAGGCAAGAATGCACAGGCCAGCACGCCGGCAGAGGCGGCATTCAACGCTGACTTGGTCCTCTTGGCCGTGCATTGGCTTCAAGTGCCTGACGTCCTCAGCCAGGTGGATGACTTGAGCGGCAAAATCGTCGTGACCTGCTGCAATCCTTTAAACGCAGAAGACACCGAGCTTGTCATCGGCCATACGATTTCCGGTGCGGAAACGCTGGCACAGATGATTCCTGAGGCGCATGTCGTTGCGGCCTTCCAGTCGACACCCAGCGAAGTTTTGTTCGATGTATTCGCGGCCAGGGGAGAGGTGCTACGTCCCAGTTTGATCTTCTGTGGCGAGGACGAAGCCAGTAAAGCCACAGTTTCGGATCTTATCAGTCAGGTGGGCTTTGATCCGGTGGACGCTGGGGCTCTGAAGGTCGCCCGTTATATAGAGCCTTTCGCGATGCTCTCCGCAGTGTTGGCTTACGAAACGGACCAGGGGCCCGAATGGGCTTATCGCTTCGAGCGTTTTGACCGGTTGTTCAAAGGCACTTCCCGCGTCGGGAAATAG
- a CDS encoding LysR family transcriptional regulator codes for MQDDILKQSFGGLMAFIAVAREKSFTRAAAHLGLSQSAVSHAVSSLERNLGTRLLARNSRSVSPTEAGERLLATVGPRFEEIDAELLALSELGESPTGTVRITASDHAIRSIISPKLKKFLPKYPGIKVELFADNGLIDIAADRFDAGVRLGEAIAQDMIAVRIGPDMRFTAVATRRYFASSPEPETPEDLMQHNCINLRLPTHGGLWPWEFGEDGRQLNMRVDGQLIYNSIYDCLDAAIAGLGIAYVPEDIAEPYVKAGHLIPVLKDWCPLWTGLHLYYPSRRQPSGAMALLIAALRHES; via the coding sequence ATGCAAGATGACATCCTTAAGCAATCCTTTGGTGGGTTGATGGCCTTTATTGCCGTCGCCCGGGAAAAGAGTTTTACTCGAGCAGCAGCGCATCTAGGCCTGTCTCAATCCGCGGTCAGCCATGCCGTCAGCTCACTGGAGCGAAATCTGGGCACGCGCTTGCTTGCGCGCAACTCCCGCTCAGTCTCGCCAACGGAAGCCGGTGAACGGTTACTGGCAACTGTCGGTCCCCGCTTCGAAGAGATCGACGCTGAATTACTGGCGTTGTCAGAGCTGGGCGAAAGCCCAACCGGGACCGTACGCATCACCGCATCGGATCACGCCATCCGATCGATCATCTCCCCAAAGTTGAAGAAATTCCTGCCGAAGTACCCTGGAATAAAAGTCGAGCTGTTCGCGGACAATGGGCTTATCGACATCGCAGCAGATCGTTTCGATGCGGGCGTCCGATTGGGTGAGGCGATAGCCCAGGACATGATCGCCGTACGCATCGGTCCTGACATGCGATTCACCGCAGTAGCGACCAGGCGCTACTTCGCCAGCAGCCCTGAACCAGAGACGCCCGAAGACTTGATGCAGCACAATTGCATAAACCTGCGTCTTCCTACCCATGGTGGATTGTGGCCTTGGGAGTTCGGGGAAGATGGCCGGCAGTTGAACATGCGGGTTGATGGTCAGCTGATTTACAACAGTATTTATGATTGCCTTGATGCAGCCATTGCAGGCTTGGGTATCGCTTATGTACCTGAAGACATCGCTGAGCCCTATGTCAAGGCTGGCCACCTGATTCCGGTACTGAAAGACTGGTGCCCGCTGTGGACAGGACTTCATCTCTATTACCCAAGCCGTCGGCAACCCTCCGGGGCTATGGCTTTATTAATCGCCGCGTTGCGCCACGAGTCATGA